The stretch of DNA TTAGGTTCCGCATGTTATGCATCACAGTTCTTCACTCACAAACATGTCTTAATAtcacaaaagaagaaaagataTCTACTAAGCtaaatatatactaataataatataattaataaacaaataattaaatctgAGGCAGCTGTTTGAGATGAGATCCTTAAGTCTCTCTCTCAAAATTACTGATGCTTGAAAAGTGATATTCTAGCTTCCAGATAAAGCATGCATTGCATGGCCTGATCTTGCACATCATTTTTCAATGATCATCAACGAAACATCAATAGTGGTAGAAAACCTGAGTTCACACTGTCAATGCACATCATCACCACCATTACTGCTAAGGCCTATACATTACTCCTACACAACtcaaactatttaaaaaatataaataaatatataaagaaaaacatGAAGGAAACAATAAGAGAAAGGAGAAGGAAAACCAAAACAACCTTGTAGAAGAAAAACCTTAAAATTCCCATGATTTCATCCTTGGTTTCCACTCTGAGCATCCTTATCCAAACCCAAAGACCTGATCTTGATTTGAAGCTCAGCCACAGCAACAAAAAAGTTAAGAACTTGAGCTGGTTTCAGTACCTGAACAACTCTCAAAGCTGTCTCAGTCCTCAAAGCATCAGCATTTGTCACCAAATTCTCCAATGTTTCCTTAAACGTCATTGGAACTGTACCCTCCTCTGCCATGAATGACCTACTCAAACAAACCCTTCCATGGCTTCTAATCATGTCAACAAGAGGTGGTGCAGCCATACTCTCATGAACCTTAGCCAACTCATCATTGAGTTCTCTTTCCTTCATCTTTGTCTCTTGGTTGATTTGACTCAACCTCTGCTTTTGATCCTGTGACAAATCCTCCAAAACTCTGTTCACAACATGAAATGCCATTCCTGGTTTGAACCCTGCCACCCAAAGAAACGATTTTTCCAATGAACTCAACCAGGGTGGTGAAAAAACAAGAAGAATATTTTGTTGGGCTATCTTTGATTTCTCTTCATAGTATTGTCCATAGTGACAGAGTACTCTGTTTAACAAACTCATCCTATCGGAATCATCCAACTCTTGACGCTG from Cicer arietinum cultivar CDC Frontier isolate Library 1 chromosome 3, Cicar.CDCFrontier_v2.0, whole genome shotgun sequence encodes:
- the LOC101514340 gene encoding protein ZW2-like is translated as MTDANVASFEEFIQGWMVRQRNYLEELLSAQQQRQELDDSDRMSLLNRVLCHYGQYYEEKSKIAQQNILLVFSPPWLSSLEKSFLWVAGFKPGMAFHVVNRVLEDLSQDQKQRLSQINQETKMKERELNDELAKVHESMAAPPLVDMIRSHGRVCLSRSFMAEEGTVPMTFKETLENLVTNADALRTETALRVVQVLKPAQVLNFFVAVAELQIKIRSLGLDKDAQSGNQG